From Thermoflavifilum aggregans, a single genomic window includes:
- a CDS encoding TerC/Alx family metal homeostasis membrane protein, translating to MSNTLITYSLFAIVLLFALIFDLGLINKKGKKVSVQMAVWQTILWVSLSLAFGIWVWFENGHELAIEYYSAYLMEWSLSVDNIFVFILIFAAFDIGEKHYGRVLMVGILMAIVLRILFIFAGISLVSRFHWILYMFGAFLVYTGFQMFFSKEDREFKPDENRMYRFLKKYFPVSDGMDAEGNFFIRESGKRKLSRLGVVVTILAGTDVVFAMDSIPAVLAISQHKLVVYTSNIFAVLGLRSLFFLLQGAVNRFAYLQQGVSVILVFIGLKMLAELLHLHIPTYISLLVIVCCIGISIGISMLVAGRDKQS from the coding sequence ATGTCAAATACCCTTATCACCTATTCGCTTTTTGCTATTGTGCTGCTTTTTGCATTGATCTTTGATCTGGGGCTGATTAACAAAAAAGGAAAAAAAGTATCAGTCCAAATGGCCGTCTGGCAGACGATTTTATGGGTAAGCCTATCGCTGGCTTTCGGTATATGGGTGTGGTTTGAAAACGGACATGAGCTGGCTATTGAATATTACAGCGCATATCTGATGGAATGGTCTTTGTCTGTGGATAATATTTTTGTATTCATTCTCATCTTCGCTGCGTTTGACATCGGTGAGAAGCATTATGGCAGGGTATTGATGGTGGGTATTCTGATGGCTATTGTGCTGCGCATTCTTTTCATCTTTGCAGGTATCAGCCTGGTCAGCCGTTTTCATTGGATTTTGTATATGTTCGGTGCTTTTCTGGTTTATACTGGCTTTCAGATGTTTTTTTCAAAAGAAGATCGGGAGTTTAAACCGGATGAAAACCGCATGTATCGTTTTCTGAAGAAATATTTTCCTGTAAGCGATGGCATGGATGCAGAAGGCAATTTCTTTATCCGGGAATCCGGCAAAAGAAAATTATCCCGTTTGGGCGTGGTAGTAACCATTCTGGCAGGAACAGATGTGGTATTTGCCATGGATTCCATTCCGGCTGTGCTGGCCATTTCCCAGCATAAACTGGTGGTATATACTTCCAATATTTTTGCTGTGTTGGGATTGCGTTCCTTATTTTTTTTGCTGCAAGGTGCAGTCAACCGGTTTGCTTATCTGCAGCAGGGTGTATCCGTGATTCTTGTGTTTATCGGTTTGAAGATGCTGGCTGAATTGTTACACCTGCATATTCCCACTTATATTTCCCTGTTGGTCATTGTATGCTGCATAGGCATCAGCATCGGAATATCCATGCTGGTAGCCGGCAGAGATAAACAATCCTGA